One genomic region from Microcystis panniformis FACHB-1757 encodes:
- a CDS encoding tetratricopeptide repeat protein, with protein sequence MNKFLKLFTPISLILITVGFPAATFSNTVGVNTIFHVKGKVTVKKAQWKKSLPASVGLTLSFDDKLEVAANASVKVYCSNLKQWMVKPGKYIVSNGCPRGNPVIRLLNSNHDTLSSNDTLYTFDPRPAGPTPRPAGQTEEVLAKLPYLITPRQTNILTNRPPLRWNAVPGATNYTIKIDGVNWETQTNKTEIVYPGEPPLEAGRRYRVTIEADNGASSRRDDENVGFTVLDEQTKKTVLDAVKAVQQQQLSPEEAGLVLAHLYRGYGLYGDAVEVLEGLVKQNSQVATVYQLLGDTYLKIGLPQLAKKPYDKALKLATNTQNLSVQAEIQAGLGIAYRLLGNKDEAIQWLTKAKGTYNQLGDTSQVQELDKTINEILKRE encoded by the coding sequence TAAAAGGGAAAGTTACCGTTAAAAAAGCACAATGGAAGAAATCTCTTCCCGCTTCTGTCGGACTTACCCTCAGTTTTGATGATAAGTTAGAAGTGGCAGCTAACGCTTCCGTTAAGGTTTATTGTAGTAATCTCAAGCAGTGGATGGTTAAACCGGGAAAGTATATTGTTTCTAATGGCTGTCCTCGGGGAAATCCTGTGATTCGACTTCTCAATAGTAATCATGATACCCTCAGTAGTAATGATACCCTCTATACTTTTGACCCCCGTCCCGCAGGACCTACCCCCCGTCCCGCAGGACAAACAGAAGAAGTCTTAGCAAAATTACCTTATCTAATTACTCCTCGTCAAACGAATATTCTCACCAATCGTCCTCCCCTGCGGTGGAATGCTGTTCCGGGTGCAACTAATTATACTATCAAAATAGATGGGGTTAATTGGGAAACGCAGACAAATAAAACTGAGATAGTCTATCCTGGTGAACCTCCTCTGGAAGCAGGAAGGCGATATCGAGTAACCATAGAAGCTGATAATGGTGCGTCTTCTAGACGTGATGATGAAAACGTCGGGTTTACAGTATTAGATGAACAGACGAAGAAAACGGTTTTAGATGCTGTTAAAGCTGTTCAACAGCAGCAATTATCCCCAGAGGAAGCAGGGTTAGTTTTAGCGCATCTCTATCGAGGTTATGGGTTGTATGGGGATGCGGTTGAGGTATTGGAAGGATTAGTTAAGCAAAATAGTCAGGTTGCTACGGTTTATCAACTGTTAGGGGATACTTACCTTAAGATAGGGTTGCCTCAGTTGGCAAAAAAACCTTATGATAAGGCGTTAAAACTGGCAACAAATACGCAGAATTTGTCAGTGCAAGCGGAGATACAAGCGGGTTTAGGAATAGCTTATCGTCTCTTGGGAAATAAGGATGAGGCGATACAGTGGTTAACTAAGGCGAAGGGGACTTATAATCAGTTAGGAGATACTTCGCAGGTTCAGGAATTGGATAAAACAATTAATGAAATTTTAAAGAGGGAGTAA